Proteins encoded within one genomic window of Glycine soja cultivar W05 chromosome 1, ASM419377v2, whole genome shotgun sequence:
- the LOC114410443 gene encoding protein WVD2-like 7 gives MGEFLVDATVFEDKKMGEGAAASNPALQVSVSFGRFENDSLSWERWSSFSPNKYLEEVEKCATPGSVAQKKAYFEAHYKKVAARKAELLAQEKQREKDSFGSEEHSGIDLSGNTDAEHDISNNTQGSSEGVEHETSSAGEIHKTHVNESEEEFAVSRDYQSSSVQVENKELESRSHSSYQIDEPENVCKKQVESPNNNIEAEDVKEISHVVYKETGKASEGEVKDVKLNHPKESKVKSVSKGSNAARTKKKSMLPTSKASPISTPKSSKPASTTPTKTVTPASSTRKGSSPSLTRRQITSSGESRKFANKPLHMSLSLAPSNPDPAPQSTMRRSLIMENMGDKDIVKRAFKTFQNSFNQPKTSVEDKSLIKKQVPSRGTVSKVPTSTTLRKENGRPTKVENLYQSGNAVRTTLGPKRDIRAEKGKESSRKIEEKSNTKGVERTRLQSKVKEEKEAEMKRLKHNVKGTSSPAFNRGQKVVKSRPEKGDAKT, from the exons ATGGGTGAATTTCTTGTGGATGCAACAGTGTTTGAAGATAAGAAG ATGGGAGAGGGTGCTGCTGCTTCCAATCCTGCTTTGCAAGTGTCTGTTTCGTTTGGTAGATTTGAGAACGATTCCTTGTCTTGGGAGAGATGGTCCTCTTTCTCTCCAAACAAGTACTTGGAAGAGGTTGAGAAGTGTGCCACACCTGGATCAGTGGCCCAGAAGAAAGCCTACTTTGAAGCACATTACAAGAAGGTTGCCGCCCGGAAAGCCGAATTGCTGGCTCAGGAGAAGCAAAGGGAGAAAGATTCTTTCGGATCAGAAGAACATAGTGGAATAGATCTGAGTGGTAACACTGATGCAGAACATGATATATCCAACAACACTCAAGGTTCCAGTGAAGGGGTTGAGCATGAAACCAGTTCTGCTGGTGAGATCCATAAGACTCATGTTAATGAATCTGAGGAGGAATTTGCAGTTTCAAGGGATTACCAAAGTTCATCAGTTCAGGTAGAGAACAAGGAACTGGAAAGTAGATCACATAGTTCCTACCAGATAGATGAACCTGAAAATGTATGCAAGAAACAAGTGGAAAGTCCTAACAACAACATTGAAGCTGAAGATGTGAAGGAAATTTCACATGTTGTGTACAAGGAGACAGGAAAGGCTTCAGAAGGTGAAGTAAAAGATGTGAAATTGAATCATCCAAAGGAATCTAAG GTTAAGTCTGTGAGTAAGGGTAGCAATGCAGCCAGGACTAAGAAGAAATCAATGCTACCTACTTCTAAGGCATCCCCAATTTCAACACCAAAAAGTTCAAAGCCTGCATCAACAACTCCTACCAAAACAGTGACACCTGCTTCTTCAACTAGAAAGGGAAGCTCTCCATCTTTGACTAGGAGGCAAATTACTTCTAGTGGGGAGAGCAGAAAATTTGCTAACAAACCTTTGCACATGTCTTTGAGCTTGGCTCCAAGTAATCCTGATCCAGCTCCTCAAAGTACCATGAGGAGATCTTTAATTATGGAGAACATGGGGGATAAGGACATAGTCAAACGAGCATTTAAGACATTCCAGAACAGTTTCAACCAGCCAAAAACTTCTGTTGAAGACAAATCTTTGATAAAGAAGCAG GTTCCTTCAAGGGGAACTGTGTCAAAGGTTCCAACATCTACAACTTTGAGGAAAGAAAATGGAcg gCCGACTAAGGTTGAGAATTTGTATCAAAGTGGAAATGCTGTACGAACTACTTTGGGTCCAAAAAGAGACATTAGAGCAGAGAAAGGGAAAGAG tcttcaagaaaaatagaagaaaaatctAACACAAAAGGGGTGGAAAGAACACGTCTTCAATCAAAAGTGAAG
- the LOC114410460 gene encoding germin-like protein subfamily 1 member 1 gives MRTHFHSLPLIFLFTLSLLLGKTRPDPDPLQDYCVADSKSEFFINGVPCIDPDKVSSSHFVTSALSKTGNTSNQFGFSVTATTTANLPGLNTLGLVLVRVDIAGNGIVPPHSHPRASEVTTCLKGMLLVGFVDTSNRVFTQNLRPGESFVFPKGLVHFLFNSDSREPAIAISGLNSQNPGAQIASLATFASKPPIPDDILKKAFQISKGEVETIRRNLGG, from the coding sequence ATGAGAACCCATTTTCACTCTCTcccattgatttttttgttcacCCTTTCCCTTCTATTGGGTAAAACCCGACCCGACCCTGATCCACTTCAAGATTATTGTGTAGCAGATAGCAAaagtgaatttttcattaatggGGTGCCTTGCATTGACCCAGATAAAGTTTCCTCCTCCCATTTTGTCACATCTGCTTTATCAAAAACTGGCAACACTAGCAACCAATTTGGCTTCAGTGTCACAGCCACCACCACTGCTAATCTTCCTGGGCTTAACACCTTGGGCCTGGTACTGGTCCGGGTTGACATAGCGGGCAATGGGATCGTGCCACCTCACTCACATCCACGGGCCTCGGAAGTGACAACTTGCCTTAAGGGAATGCTTCTTGTGGGCTTTGTTGACACAAGTAACCGTGTCTTTACCCAGAACTTGAGGCCCGGTGAGTCGTTTGTGTTCCCAAAGGGCCTGGTCCACTTCTTGTTCAATAGTGATTCCAGGGAACCAGCAATTGCCATATCCGGTCTCAATAGCCAAAACCCAGGTGCACAAATTGCATCACTTGCAACATTTGCTAGCAAGCCTCCAATCCCTGATGACATTCTTAAGAAGGCTTTCCAAATTTCCAAAGGAGAAGTGGAAACTATTCGTAGAAACCTTGGAGGatga
- the LOC114410466 gene encoding probable galacturonosyltransferase-like 9, producing the protein MLPLRLSAVVSSLILCFLFPPLLCLGIRSFPTTADDGAFFHYSEAPEYRNGAGCPVSSTRVSLPSCDPSLVHIAMTLDSGYLRGSIAAVNSVLRHSSCPENVFFHFIAAEFDPASPRVLTRLVGSIFPSLNFKVYIFREDTVINLISSSIRQALENPLNYARNYLGDMLDACVSRVIYLDSDVVVVDDVGKLWRAPITRERVIAAPEYCHANFTKYFTDEFWNDPLLSRVFSTRKPCYFNTGVMVMDLAKWREGNYRRKIENWMELQRKKRIYELGSLPPFLLVFGGNVEAIDHRWNQHGLGGDNLNGVCRSLHPGPVSLLHWSGKGKPWVRLDEKKPCPLDSLWEPYDLYKQVKDRVRDQNWGFSSSILVGYAHDLL; encoded by the coding sequence ATGCTTCCCCTCCGCCTAAGCGCCGTCGTTTCCTCACTCATTCTCTGCTTCCTCTTCCCGCCACTGCTCTGCCTCGGAATCCGCTCTTTTCCCACCACCGCAGACGACGGCGCGTTCTTCCACTATTCAGAAGCGCCGGAGTACCGAAACGGAGCGGGTTGCCCCGTTTCGTCAACCCGTGTTTCCCTCCCTTCATGCGACCCTTCTCTGGTCCACATCGCCATGACCCTCGACTCCGGCTACCTCCGCGGCTCCATCGCCGCCGTGAACTCCGTCCTCCGCCACTCCTCGTGCCCGGAAAACGTCTTCTTCCACTTCATCGCCGCCGAGTTCGACCCGGCTAGCCCGCGGGTCCTGACCCGACTCGTCGGCTCCATTTTCCCCTCTCTGAACTTCAAAGTTTACATCTTTAGAGAAGACACTGTAATAAACCTAATCTCTTCTTCAATCCGACAAGCCCTAGAAAACCCCTTGAACTACGCGCGCAACTACCTCGGCGACATGCTCGACGCGTGCGTGTCCCGCGTGATCTACCTCGACTCCGACGTCGTCGTTGTCGACGACGTTGGCAAGCTCTGGCGCGCCCCAATCACGCGCGAGCGCGTGATCGCCGCGCCAGAGTACTGTCACGCGAACTTCACCAAGTACTTCACCGACGAGTTCTGGAACGACCCTCTACTCTCGCGCGTGTTCAGCACGCGCAAGCCGTGCTATTTCAACACCGGGGTGATGGTGATGGATTTGGCGAAGTGGAGGGAGGGGAACTACAGGAGGAAAATTGAGAACTGGATGGAGTTGCAGAGGAAGAAGAGGATTTATGAATTGGGTTCTTTGCCACCCTTTTTGCTTGTGTTTGGTGGGAACGTTGAAGCGATTGATCATAGGTGGAACCAGCATGGGCTTGGTGGGGATAATCTTAATGGGGTGTGTAGGTCTTTGCACCCTGGTCCTGTGAGTTTGCTTCATTGGAGTGGGAAAGGGAAACCTTGGGTTAGGCTTGATGAGAAGAAGCCTTGTCCCTTGGATAGTCTTTGGGAGCCTTATGATTTGTATAAACAGGTGAAGGATAGAGTCAGAGATCAGAATTGGGGCTTCTCTTCTTCTATTTTGGTTGGCTATGCTCATGACTTGTTATAA